One Ancylobacter novellus DSM 506 genomic window, GGCGAGGCAAAGCGGGATGCGGCCGAATCGGCGCCGCGCCGCCGAGCCCGCCGCCGGAGATTGCCCGCCATGTTCGCTCCGCCGCTCTTCGTCCTGCCCTTCCCCAGCATCGACCCGGTGCTGATCGAGCTCGGCCCTTTCGCCATACGCTGGTACGCCCTCGCCTATATCGCCGGGCTGCTGTTCGGCTGGTGGATGGCCAAGAAGCTCTGCGCCACGCCGGCGCTGTGGGGCGGGCGCTCGCCGATCAAGCCGGAGGAGTTCGACGACGCCATCGTCTGGATCGCGCTCGGCGTCATCCTCGGCGGGCGCATCGGCTACGTGCTGTTCTACAACCTACCCTATTACGCCGAGCATCCGTGGGAGGCGCTGACTCTCTGGCATGGCGGCATGGCCTTCCATGGCGGCTTCCTCGGCTCCATCCTCGCCATGTACCTGTTCTGCCGGCGGCACGGGCTCGCCTTCGTCTCCATGCTCGACATCGCCGCCAGCGTGGTGCCGGT contains:
- the lgt gene encoding prolipoprotein diacylglyceryl transferase, whose translation is MFAPPLFVLPFPSIDPVLIELGPFAIRWYALAYIAGLLFGWWMAKKLCATPALWGGRSPIKPEEFDDAIVWIALGVILGGRIGYVLFYNLPYYAEHPWEALTLWHGGMAFHGGFLGSILAMYLFCRRHGLAFVSMLDIAASVVPVGLFLGRLANFINGELWGRPTDVAWAFVFPHGGPEPRHPSQLYEAGLEGLTIFIVLQIAIRAGALKRPGTVAGLFVFLYGCARIFVEFFREPDAQLGYLYGGWLTMGMLLSLPMLALGAWLMLRARRRPALSADAA